TTTATTATTTTTAGTTAACTCCTGCGCCTCTTTTAACTCTTTTAAAACTCCACTCCATAATCTTTTTTCTCTGCCAACCCAGCGAATCTTTACACCCAAATCATTCATCTCATCGCGTCGCTTGCGCAAAACTTGGCGATTAAACTCCATTAGGAATTTCACTTCTTCTGGCGAGCGCCGCCAGTTTTCAGTTGAGAAGGCGTAAGCACTTAACTCTTTAACACCAATTTCAATTGCGCCATGGACCATATCAAGTAATGAAGCCTCACCTGCTTCATGTCCTGCTGTCCTTGCTAATCCTCGTTGCTTTGCCCATCTGCCATTGCCATCCATTACTAAGGCAACATGGTTTGGAATTTGTTTTGCATCTAATTTAGGTGGAGTAACACCGGTGCGATGAGGAGTTGGCGGCGTATTTTTTTTGCGCCCGCCTACCTTGCTCTTCTTTTTAACCACGACTTATTCTCTCAACTAATGGCAGGGAACGTAAGCCTCGCTCTAAGTGCCACTGCAGGTAGGCGGCAATTAAACCTGATGCCTCATTTCTATTCTTACTCTCACTTCTTACCGCTTGCTCCCAATCCCCCGTTAATAAATGCGCCATTAAATCTAGAGTTGCCTGGGATGGGGCGGCCGAGGCTGATGGTTTACAGGTTGGACATACTGAGCCACCACCTTGCAGTGAGAAAAATTTATGTGGACCAGGTGCGTCACATCTTGAGCAAAGAGTTAAAGAGGGTGCATATCCTGCCACTGCTAATGATCTAAGAAGGTAGGCATCTAATATCAAAGATGCATCATACTTTTTTTCAGCTAAAGCTTTTAGTGATCCACTAACTAATATAAATTGCTGTAGCGCTGGTTCATGCTCAGCTAAGGTAAAGCGCTCAGCAGCTTCTAAAATTGCGCTAGCAACAGTCCAACTTTGGTAATCACTAGATAAGACATCACCGTAATTTTCAATACTTACAACCTGAGTTATGGTGTCAAAGGTGCGGCCGGTATATAACTGAAGATCAACATAACTAGCTGGCTCAAGCCTGGCACCAAATCTAGATTTAGTTCTGCGAACTCCCTTTGCTACCGCTTTAATTCGGCCATGTTCTTTAGTGAACAAGGTGATAATGCGATCTGCCTCCCCTAACTTTTGGGTGCGCAGCACAATCGCATGATCGCGGTATAAAGGCATGCCCCTAAGTTACTAGAGGAGTAAGACAGAGGCAGTTAGCGAACTGCTCGATTAATTGATGAGATAACTGCTTTTAGCGCAGCAGTTGTTGTGCTTGGATCAATTCCAACTCCCCAATAAACCTGCCCCGCAATCTCACACTCTAGGTAGGCAGCAGCTTTTGCATCCCCACCAGCAGATAATGCGTGCTCGTAATAATCTAAAACTCGCAGTGAAAGTTTTGGCTCATGAGCATTAACAATTGCTACAAATGCTGCAATCGGGCCATTGCCCTTACCAGTTAACTTCTTTGAAGCACCTTTATCTAGTAACTCAATGCTTAAATCAACATCTTGATCCATCTGTGATGTTTGAGAAAGCGCGGCTAATTTAAAGCGGCCCCATTGATTATCTTTTGCAGGCAAGTACTCATCTTCAAACTTATTCCACATCATTTCTGGTGAAACCTCACCACCTTCAGTATCAGTTAATGATTGAATCACTTGGCTGAACTCAATTTGTAATCTACGAGGAAGATCTAATTGATGTTCATGCTTCATTAAATAAGCGACCCCACCCTTGCCAGATTGGCTATTGACGCGAATTACCGCTTCATATGAGCGGCCAATATCTTTTGGATCAATTGGAAGGTATGGAACTGCCCAGGTGAATTTATCTTTTTCACTTCCAGCAGCTTTGGCATCTTTTTCCATATGCTCAAATCCTTTTTTAATTGCATCCTGATGAGAGCCAGAAAAAGCAGTAAAGACTAGATCCCCGCCATATGGATGACGTTCTGGCACACGCAATTGATTGCAGTACTCAACTGTTCGCCGAATCTCATCAATATTGGAGAAATCAATCATGGGATCAATTCCATGAGTTAATAAATTAAGTCCAAGAGTAACTAGGCAAACATTTCCAGTTCGCTCACCATTACCAAATAAAGTTCCCTCAATTCGATCAGCCCCTGCTAGGTAGGCAAGCTCAGCTGCTGCAACGCCTGTGCCACGATCATTATGTGGGTGCAAACTTAAAATCACACTATCGCGATACTTAAGGTTTCGATGCATCCATTCAATTGAATCGGCATAAATATTTGGTGTTGCCATCTCAACTGTGGCAGGCAAATTCATAATTGTTTTCCAAGCAGGTGTTGGCTTCCAAATGTCATTGACCGCATTACAAACCTCAACTGCGAACTCAAGTTCAGTTCCGGTATATGACTCAGGTGAGTACTCAAATGAAACCAAGGTGCCTGGCACAGTTTTAACTAAATCTAAACAGATCGCAGCGCCCTCAGTTGCAATCTTCTTTATTCCCTCTTTATCTTGGCCAAAAACTACTCGGCGTTGCAGGGTTGAAGTTGAGTTATAAAGGTGAACTATCGCCTGTTTTGATCCTTTAATTGATTCAAAGGTTCGCTCAATTAACGGCTTTCTTGCTTGGGTTAATACTTGAATGACTACATCATCTGGAATTAATTTCTCTTCAATAATTTTACGAATGAAATCAAAGTCAGTTTGACTAGCTGCTGGAAAGCCAACCTCAATCTCTTTGTAACCCATCTTTACTAACAACTTAAACATGGCAAGTTTGCGATTAGCATCCATTGGATCAATTAATGCTTGATTGCCATCTCGAAGATCTACTGAACACCACTTTGGAGCAGCCTTCATTGTTTTACTTGGCCAGGTTCGATCAGTTAATCCACCAGCATTTGGAAATGGATTAAATGGGGCATAACGGGATGTGGGCATTGCCGATTTACTTTGTTCTGGAAAGTTACTCATTTTTATTTCTTCTCCTCGTCGGTTAAAAGTGGTCTACCGGTGTGACCGACCTCCGCGACGAGGGGACCGGTTACTTGGCCCCGCCGCGGCAGATAAGAAGCAGTGATGACAGGCGCAATGAAGAGTTAAGTAAAGAGGTAGCACCTGTGATTAACATGGCTAAAGGTTAACTCACTCGTAAGAAATTAACCAAATTAGATCAAATGGGCCATTCATTTTCAGGTGCAAAGTGCCTATCGTTTAGCCATGGCGTTTGCGACTTCCAAGCCTTATCTAGCCCCAAGGCCAAATGAGTACGCACAAATTCCAGATCCAATTTTTCGTAAAAACTGGTTTGGCGATATAAATCTGCCAGGACCAAATCCAAAATTTTCAGATTTAATAACTGCCACCTTCATGATTAATACGCCAAAGTTTTTACTTGGCATGCAAAGAAAATTTGGTGATAACTGCTCATTTTTTCTATCTAGAAGATTATTTATTGGTTTGTTCTCCCCCAGCGCAGTTCATGAGGTAACAGTTGCCCAACAACATAATTTTGTTAAGGGTGTGGGCTTTGCCAGAATGCGAAAAGTATTAGGTGAGGGCTTATTAACTAATGAGGAGCCAATTCATCTAGCTCACCGAAGAATGATGCAACCACCATTTCATCATGGAAATCTAGATTCCTACGTTGCCATTATGCACAACCTAGTTAGTGAACACACTAAAGATTGGGAGAGCAAAAAAAGTATTGAGTTAGCCCCGGAGATGATGGCGCTAACTTTAGAGATCGTCTCTCGATGTTTATTTGGCCTAGATTCTCATAAATACACCCAAGCGATTGCGGAGTCGATGGAGGTGGCAATTGATCGAATTGAACGAACCATGCTGCCTGGCCTAGACCGCTTTGATAAATCTGGAATTAAGTACTTTAAGGAGTTTGAGGTTGCCTCAAATCGATTAGTTGAAATTGCCGAGGCGATTATCAATAAGCGGATGCAAAGTGGTGAGAAGAAAGATGATGATCTTCTAGGAATCTTGTTGCAGATGCGAGATCAAATCTCAACTGATCATATTCGCGATGAGGTTTTAACTTTGATTTTAAGTGGCCATGAAACTACTGCAAATGTAATGAGTTGGGCCTTTTCATACTTAGCTAAAAATCCGCAAGTGCAAAAACAACTTGAGGATGAGGCAGATAATGCTTTATGGATTAAAGAAAATCGCACACCCACCTATCAAGAGTTAGAGGAGAGTTCAAAGATTGCATCCGCCGTTTTGCAAGAGACGATGCGACTTGCTCCTCCAGTTTGGGTAGCACCCAGAATTGCCACCACCGATTGCATAATTGATGGCGTGAAAATTCCAAAGGGTGCACATGTTTTAGTTAGCCAGTATGTGACACATCGAAATCCAAGATACTTTCCAGAACCAGAGAAATGGCGGCCAGATCGTTGGTTAGATTCAGAATTTGAAAAATCACTGCCCCGCGGTGCTTACTTCCCATTTGGTGGCGGTAGTAGGAAATGTTTGGGTGAGTACTTTGCAATTGCAGAGGCTAGATTAATTTTATTAATGGTGGCAAAAAACTTTAGATTAAAAGGTGATTTCCCTAAAGCCCAACCTAGGGCGACTTATCGCCCAAAGGGTGGGGTAAAAAATAAGGTTTCGCTGCGTTAGTTAAGTGAAAAAGATGGGTACTCATCTGTTATTAATAACAGCGCGTATCCATAAAGGCGATTCCAATAAGCAATTACCTTAATTACCTCTTCAGCTTTTTCCTCTGGGTAATGACCTTGACTGATCACGGTAATCCAAGCAACAAGTGTTAGCGCAAGAGCGTAGATGGCGTAGATAAGTCCAAGTAAGAAAAGTGGAATTGCTAAAAACCACTTAACTAGTGGCATCCAAGGTGAGAGCTTTTTACCGCCCTCAATTTCTGGATATATCAAGCGCACTTTTTGATTAGCTTCAATTGATGGGTACTCATCAGTGAGTAAAAGTAGGTAGGCATTAATTCGATTACTTAACTCAAGGAGTGCTTTATTAAATGCTAAAACATACGATGGATAAACATTTCTAAATAGCAGTGATAGCACTACCGGTAGGACTAGGAAGCCACCTATTACTCCTGGCAGGTTATCGGCAAACTCAGAGAAGCTGCTTAGGAAGATCAATACTGGGAATGCTAAAAACACTCTAAAGAGGGCGGTGTTTTTATCGCGGTTATCTAGGTCTACATGAATCTCGGTAAGTATTTGATTGCTCATAACTTGATCCTACCTATAAAACTGGCAAATACCTGTCTAATTCATAGGCGCTAACCTGTTTGCGATACTCATCCCACTCACTTCGCTTATTGCGCAATACATACTCAAAAACATCATCACCTAATGTTTTCTTCACTAAATCACTCTTTTCCATCGCGCTAATTGCTTCTGCTAAATCAGTTGGAAGTGGAGCTGGTTTCAAATTTTCCGTTAATTCATAACCACCTTCTACTCCTGCCATACCGGCCGCGATAATTACTGCAAAAGCAAGGTATGGATTACACGCAGAGTCTGGGGATCTAACCTCAATTCGAGTTGAGGCCTCTTTCTTTGGTTTATAAGTTGGAATTCTAACCATTGCATTTCGATCAACCTGTGCCCAATTTGCATATGCTGGTGCTTCACCACCACCACTTAATCTCTTATAAGAATTAACCCATTGATTAGTAATTGCAGTTATCTCAGATGCGTGCTTAATAATTCCGGCGGTGAATGATCTACCAACCTTTGATAATTGCATTGGCGCGCCCTCTTCATAAAATGCATTCTTCTCTCCTTCAAATAAAGAGATGTGGGTGTGCATGGCAGAGCCAGGATGATTAGTAAATGGCTTTGGCATAAA
The Candidatus Nanopelagicus limnes DNA segment above includes these coding regions:
- a CDS encoding cytochrome P450, whose translation is MAFATSKPYLAPRPNEYAQIPDPIFRKNWFGDINLPGPNPKFSDLITATFMINTPKFLLGMQRKFGDNCSFFLSRRLFIGLFSPSAVHEVTVAQQHNFVKGVGFARMRKVLGEGLLTNEEPIHLAHRRMMQPPFHHGNLDSYVAIMHNLVSEHTKDWESKKSIELAPEMMALTLEIVSRCLFGLDSHKYTQAIAESMEVAIDRIERTMLPGLDRFDKSGIKYFKEFEVASNRLVEIAEAIINKRMQSGEKKDDDLLGILLQMRDQISTDHIRDEVLTLILSGHETTANVMSWAFSYLAKNPQVQKQLEDEADNALWIKENRTPTYQELEESSKIASAVLQETMRLAPPVWVAPRIATTDCIIDGVKIPKGAHVLVSQYVTHRNPRYFPEPEKWRPDRWLDSEFEKSLPRGAYFPFGGGSRKCLGEYFAIAEARLILLMVAKNFRLKGDFPKAQPRATYRPKGGVKNKVSLR
- a CDS encoding isoprenyl transferase gives rise to the protein MVKKKSKVGGRKKNTPPTPHRTGVTPPKLDAKQIPNHVALVMDGNGRWAKQRGLARTAGHEAGEASLLDMVHGAIEIGVKELSAYAFSTENWRRSPEEVKFLMEFNRQVLRKRRDEMNDLGVKIRWVGREKRLWSGVLKELKEAQELTKNNKVLTLNMCVNYGGRAEMLDAAVAIAKDALKKKIKPDSLSEKSLNKYLYAPQMRDVDLFLRSSGEQRTSNFLMWQSAYAEMVFLDVLWPDADRRTLWKAIEIYAERERRFGKA
- the leuA gene encoding 2-isopropylmalate synthase translates to MSNFPEQSKSAMPTSRYAPFNPFPNAGGLTDRTWPSKTMKAAPKWCSVDLRDGNQALIDPMDANRKLAMFKLLVKMGYKEIEVGFPAASQTDFDFIRKIIEEKLIPDDVVIQVLTQARKPLIERTFESIKGSKQAIVHLYNSTSTLQRRVVFGQDKEGIKKIATEGAAICLDLVKTVPGTLVSFEYSPESYTGTELEFAVEVCNAVNDIWKPTPAWKTIMNLPATVEMATPNIYADSIEWMHRNLKYRDSVILSLHPHNDRGTGVAAAELAYLAGADRIEGTLFGNGERTGNVCLVTLGLNLLTHGIDPMIDFSNIDEIRRTVEYCNQLRVPERHPYGGDLVFTAFSGSHQDAIKKGFEHMEKDAKAAGSEKDKFTWAVPYLPIDPKDIGRSYEAVIRVNSQSGKGGVAYLMKHEHQLDLPRRLQIEFSQVIQSLTDTEGGEVSPEMMWNKFEDEYLPAKDNQWGRFKLAALSQTSQMDQDVDLSIELLDKGASKKLTGKGNGPIAAFVAIVNAHEPKLSLRVLDYYEHALSAGGDAKAAAYLECEIAGQVYWGVGIDPSTTTAALKAVISSINRAVR
- the recO gene encoding DNA repair protein RecO, which translates into the protein MPLYRDHAIVLRTQKLGEADRIITLFTKEHGRIKAVAKGVRRTKSRFGARLEPASYVDLQLYTGRTFDTITQVVSIENYGDVLSSDYQSWTVASAILEAAERFTLAEHEPALQQFILVSGSLKALAEKKYDASLILDAYLLRSLAVAGYAPSLTLCSRCDAPGPHKFFSLQGGGSVCPTCKPSASAAPSQATLDLMAHLLTGDWEQAVRSESKNRNEASGLIAAYLQWHLERGLRSLPLVERISRG